In Nitrospirota bacterium, the following are encoded in one genomic region:
- a CDS encoding thiolase family protein, producing the protein MSHAVIVSAVRTPLGSFNGVFSPVPATKLGSLAIAEALKRARLPGDRVEEVLMGCVLSAGLGQAPARQAAIGAGLPHSVGATTVNKVCGSSLKTVIMAAQAIGLGEARIVVAGGMESMTRAPYLLERARQGYRLGHAELVDSLVKDGLWDVYNNFHMGNAGELCAAKYGLTRGELDDFALESYRRAKEAIATGAFKREIVPVEVPQKKGGPLLVAEDEEPNRADLGKLRSLKPVFQEDGKLTVGNSPSCNDGAAALVLMAEEEAQAFGLKPMARIVGYAGAALAPEWFTIAPVEAIKRLFKRTGLSLADVDLFEINEAFSSVSLAVQRELGLDSAKVNVNGGAVALGHPIGATGARILTTLLYAMEARGARRGLASLCIGGGEALAVLVERDG; encoded by the coding sequence ATGAGCCACGCAGTCATCGTCAGCGCCGTCCGGACCCCGCTGGGGAGCTTCAACGGCGTCTTCAGCCCGGTCCCCGCGACCAAGCTGGGGAGCCTCGCGATCGCCGAGGCCCTGAAGCGCGCGCGCTTGCCGGGCGACCGGGTGGAGGAAGTCCTGATGGGCTGCGTCCTCTCCGCCGGCCTGGGGCAGGCTCCGGCGCGGCAAGCCGCGATCGGCGCCGGACTTCCCCACTCGGTCGGCGCCACGACGGTCAACAAAGTCTGCGGGTCCAGCCTCAAGACCGTCATCATGGCGGCCCAGGCGATCGGGCTCGGGGAGGCCAGGATCGTCGTGGCCGGCGGCATGGAGAGCATGACCCGCGCGCCCTACCTGCTCGAGCGGGCGCGGCAGGGCTACCGGCTGGGGCACGCCGAGCTGGTGGACAGTCTCGTGAAGGACGGCCTCTGGGACGTCTACAACAACTTCCACATGGGCAACGCCGGCGAGCTCTGCGCCGCCAAGTATGGGCTCACGCGCGGCGAGCTGGACGACTTCGCCCTGGAGAGCTACCGCCGGGCCAAGGAGGCGATCGCGACCGGCGCCTTCAAGCGGGAGATCGTGCCGGTGGAGGTGCCGCAGAAAAAGGGCGGCCCCCTGCTCGTCGCCGAGGACGAGGAGCCGAACCGCGCGGACCTGGGCAAGCTGCGGTCGCTCAAGCCGGTCTTCCAGGAGGACGGGAAGCTGACCGTCGGCAACTCCCCCTCCTGCAACGACGGAGCCGCCGCGCTCGTGCTCATGGCGGAAGAGGAAGCCCAGGCCTTCGGCCTCAAGCCGATGGCCCGCATCGTCGGCTACGCGGGAGCGGCGCTGGCGCCCGAATGGTTCACGATCGCCCCGGTGGAGGCGATCAAACGGCTCTTCAAACGGACCGGGCTCTCGCTGGCCGACGTGGACCTGTTCGAGATCAACGAGGCCTTCTCCTCCGTCTCCCTGGCCGTCCAGCGGGAACTGGGCCTGGATTCGGCGAAGGTCAACGTGAACGGCGGCGCGGTCGCGCTGGGCCACCCGATCGGGGCGACGGGGGCGCGCATCCTCACGACGCTCCTGTACGCGATGGAGGCCCGCGGCGCCCGGCGGGGCCTCGCCAGCCTCTGCATCGGCGGGGGCGAGGCGCTGGCGGTGCTCGTGGAACGTGATGGGTGA